The Gavia stellata isolate bGavSte3 unplaced genomic scaffold, bGavSte3.hap2 HAP2_SCAFFOLD_109, whole genome shotgun sequence genome has a segment encoding these proteins:
- the LOC132321527 gene encoding LOW QUALITY PROTEIN: E3 ubiquitin-protein ligase BRE1B-like (The sequence of the model RefSeq protein was modified relative to this genomic sequence to represent the inferred CDS: inserted 2 bases in 1 codon) — protein MSGAGAKRGAGXDGGGGPPEKKPPREEQPPTTLIEPLRLGGISSTEEMDLKVLQFKNKKLAERLEQQQACEDELRERIEKLEKRQATDDATLLLVNRFWGQFEMLNAELEGNQELANSRMAELEKLQQELQQAVRSHERLKVALRSLPEEAVKETLEYKVLQSQFSLLYHESLQVKTQLDEARALLLATKNSHLRHIEHMESDELGVQKRLRTEVIQLEDTLAQVRKEYEMLRIEFEQNLAANEQAGPINREMRHLISSLQNHNHQLKGDVQRYKRKLREVQAEINKLRLQASGAPPPQGSAPPPPPPPTAAAPPPEETTPTGGAPGPAPAPPPAQPPPLRVKEPPPVPPRPPGASRGVPDRERERLRERERPKGPPEEGKKKDSEVLKQLRGELKKAQESQKEMKLLLDMYKSAPKEQRDKVQLMAAERKSKAEAEELRGRARELEERERRESKKLADEEALRRLRHAEEQIEHLQRKLAATKQEEEALLSEMDVTGQAFEDMQEQNLRLLQQLREKDDANFKLMSERIKANQIHKLLREEKDELAEQVLALKAQVDAQLLVVQKLEEKERGLQSSLAAVEKELALRSQALELNKRKAVEAAQLAEDLRAQGEHVQARLRELQACAAENRAAKDKESLSLKRAQEELSQLRRKLEKQRKVEVYADADQILQEEIKEYRARLTCPCCNARKKDAVLTKCFHVFCFECVKSRYDTRQRKCPKCNAAFGAHDFHRVYIS, from the exons ATGTCGGGGGCGGGAGCGAAACGGGGGGCCGG TGATGGGGGGGGCGGCCCCCCCGAGAAGAAACCCCCCCGTGAGGAACAGCCCCCCACTACCCTCATCGAACCTCTGCGTCTCGGCGGCATCTCCTCCACG GAGGAGATGGACCTGAAGGTGCTGCAGTTCAAGAACAAGAAGCTGGCCGAgcggctggagcagcagcaggccTGCGAGGACGAGCTCCGCGAGCGCATCGAGAAGCTGGAGAAGCGGCAGGCCACCGACGACGCCACTCTCCTGCTGGTTAACCGCTTCTGGGGGCAG tttgAGATGCTGAACGCGGAGCTGGAGGGGAACCAGGAACTGGCCAACAGCCGGATGGCGGagctggagaagctgcagcaggagctccAGCAAGCCGTGCGCAGCCACGAGCGCCTCAAG GTGGCCCTGCGCTCGCTGCCGGAGGAGGCGGTGAAGGAGACGCTGGAGTACAAAGTGCTGCAGTCGCAGTTCTCCCTCCTCTACCACGAGAGCCTCCAGGTGAAGACGCAGCTGGACGAGGCTCGCGCCCTCCTCCTGGCCACCAAGAACAGCCACCTGCGCCACATCGAGCACATGGAG AGTGACGAGCTGGGGGTGCAGAAGCGGCTGCGGACGGAGGTGATCCAGCTGGAGGACACGCTGGCGCAGGTGCGGAAGGAGTACGAGATGCTGCGCATCGAGTTCGAGCAGAACCTGGCGGCCAACGAACAGGCGG GGCCCATCAACCGGGAGATGCGGCACCTGATCAGCAGCCTGCAGAACCACAACCACCAGCTGAAGGGCGACGTCCAGCGCTACAAGCGGAAGCTGCGGGAGGTGCAGGCCGAGATCAACAAG CTCCGCCTCCAAGCCAGCGGCGCCCCGCCCCCTCAAGGCAGCGCTccgccccctccgcccccaCCCACCGCCGCTGCCCCGCCCCCAGAGGAGACCACGCCTACCGGGGGagccccgggccccgccccc gcgccccccccggCGCAGCCCCCTCCGCTCCGGGTAAAGGAACCCCCCCCGGttcccccccgtccccccggaGCTTCCCGGGGGGTTCCGGATCGGGAACGGGAACGGCTGCGGGAGCGGGAGCGCCCCAAAGGTCCCCCGGAGGAAGGCAAGAAGAAGGATTCGGAGGTCCTCAAGCAGCTGCGGGGGGAGCTCAA GAAGGCGCAGGAGAGCCAGAAGGAGATGAAGCTGCTGCTGGACATGTACAAGTCGGCCCCCAAGGAGCAGCGGGACAAGGTGCAGCTGATGGCGGCCGAGAGGAAGAGCAAGGCGGAG GCGGAGGAGCTGCGGGGACGGGCGCGGGAGCTGGAGGAGCGGGAGCGGCGGGAGAGCAAGAAGCTGGCGGACGAGGAGGCCCTGCGGCGCCTGCGCCACGCCGAGGAGCAGATCGAGCACCTCCAGCGCAAGCTGGCCGCCACCAAGCAG gaggaggaggcgctGCTGTCGGAGATGGACGTGACGGGTCAGGCCTTCGAGGACATGCAGGAGCAGAACCtgcggctgctgcagcagctgcggGAGAAGGACGACGCCAACTTCAAGCTGATGTCGGAGAGGATTAAGGCCAACCAGATCCACAAGCTGCTGCGGGAGGAGAAGGACGAGTTGGCCGAGCAGGTCCTCGCCCTCAAGGCTCAG GTGGACGCCCAGTTGCTGGTGGTgcagaagctggaggagaaggagcgggggctgcagagcagtcTGGCGGCGGTGGAGAAGGAGTTGGCCCTGCGCTCCCAAGCTCTGGAGCTCAACAAGAGGAAG GCGGTGGAAGCGGCGCAGCTGGCGGAGGACCTGCGGGCGCAGGGGGAGCACGTCCAGgcgcggctgcgggagctgcagGCTTGCGCCGCCGAGAACCGGGCCGCCAAGGACAAGGAGTCCCTCAGCCTCAAACGGGCCCAG GAGGAGCTGTCGCAGCTGCGGCggaagctggagaagcagcgGAAGGTGGAGGTCTACGCCGACGCCGACCAGATCCTCCAGGAGGAGATCAAGGAGTATCGG GCCCGCCTGACCTGCCCGTGCTGCAACGCCCGCAAGAAGGACGCCGTCCTCACCAAGTGCTTCCACGTCTTCTGCTTCGAGTGCGTCAAGAGCCGCTACGACACGCGCCAGCGCAAGTGCCCCAAGTGCAACGCCGCCTTCGGCGCCCACGACTTCCACCGCGTCTACATCAGCTGA